In one window of Gossypium hirsutum isolate 1008001.06 chromosome A01, Gossypium_hirsutum_v2.1, whole genome shotgun sequence DNA:
- the LOC107958034 gene encoding OVARIAN TUMOR DOMAIN-containing deubiquitinating enzyme 3, whose amino-acid sequence MANKLCNETILEQLRHGTAKFQLVSSPVSSISIPSLNHSLSTTFPADNSHRFFARIGASLGGGSAATKKVEQYSIHKVTGDGRCLFRALVKGMAFNKGIALSPREERDDADELRMAVKEILCDSAKDRQQYEEALIAITVEESLKRYCQRIQRPDFWGGESELLVLSRLCGQPIVVYIPEHEHRKGGWGFIPIAEYGSEFRKGFGKGKPKKVVRLLYSGRNHYDLLV is encoded by the exons ATGGCCAACAAGCTTTGCAATG AGACCATTTTGGAGCAACTCAGGCATGGAACTGCAAAATTCCAGCTTgtttcttcccctgtttcttctaTTTCAATTCCAAGCCTCAATCACTCATTGTCCACAACTTTCCCAGCAGATAACAGTCATCGATTCTTCGCTAGAATTGGAGCATCTTT GGGAGGTGGGTCGGCAGCAACGAAGAAAGTTGAGCAGTATTCAATTCACAAAGTTACTGGGGATGGTCGATGCCTATTTCGAGCACTG GTCAAAGGGATGGCTTTCAACAAGGGTATTGCTTTAAGCCCCCGGGAAGAGAGAGATGATGCCG ATGAATTACGAATGGCTGTTAAAGAGATTTTATGTGACAGTGCGAAAGACCGGCAGCAGTACGAAGAGGCTTTGATTGCCATTACGGTTGAAGAATCTTTGAAACG TTACTGCCAACGCATTCAGCGGCCTGACTTTTGGGGAGGTGAATCGGAGCTCCTG GTGCTTTCAAGATTGTGTGGTCAGCCAATAGTTGTTTATATCCCCGAGCATGAG CATAGAAAGGGTGGATGGGGCTTTATTCCCATTGCGGAATACGGATCTGAGTTCCGCAAGGGCTTCGGAAAAGGAAAACCTAAGAAAGTCGTAAGGCTTCTTTACAGCGGCCGAAACCATTACGACCTACTTGTTTGA
- the LOC107958035 gene encoding mRNA-capping enzyme — translation MIVGMDLNAFPLPEDDEDPYETQIEHYSAPEEHVESAVEISRREREERRKRLRSDRPDDRPVHISQPVVYDHFYQNRNSTFYDKSRIPPGWLDCPAVGKEIGCIIPSKVPLGESYNDCVPPGKRYSFKQAVHKQEVLGRKLGLVIDLTNTSRYYQTTDLKKKGIKHVKIQCRGRDAVPENASVNTFVYEVSQFLLRQKSNKYILVHCTHGHNRTGYMIIHYLMRTQPMSVTQAIKFFSEARPPGIYKPDYIDALYAFYHERRPESLVCPPTPEWKRSSDLDLNGEAAADDDDDDGAPTALPENHETDVMLTNDDVLGDEIPHDQQVQMRQFCYQQLKLNTGVRGHAQFPGSHPVSLNRDNLQLLRQRYYYATWKADGTRYMMLITIDGCYLIDRSFNIRRVQMRFPCWHNKGVGGMNHHLTLLDGEMIIDTLPDSRKQERRYLIYDMMVLNNEPIIERPFYERWKMLEKEVIEPRNYERHNIYQSRNPYYRFDLEPFRVRRKDFWLLSTVNKVLKEFIPKLSHEADGLIFQGWDDPYVPRTHEGLLKWKYAQLNSVDFLFEIGSDDHEQLFLHERGRKKLMEGNTAEFREVSDPPSSFSGKIIECSWDPDRQVWVYMRIRTDKSTPNDINTYRKVMQSINDNITEEILLNEINEIIRLPIYADRIRMDSKAHLHTNSARRR, via the exons ATGATTGTTGGTATGGACCTAAATGCTTTCCCATTACCTGAAGATGATGAAGATCCATATGAAACACAGATAGAACATTACTCTGCTCCAGAAGAGCATGTAGAATCTGCAGTTGAAATTTCACGGCGG GAACGCGAAGAGAGACGGAAGAGATTGAGAAGTGACCGACCAGATGACCGGCCAGTACATATCTCTCAGCCTGTTGTATATGATCACTTCTATCAAAATAGGAACTCAACATTTTATGATAAAAGCAGGATCCCTCCTG GTTGGTTGGATTGTCCTGCGGTTGGTAAGGAAATAGGCTGCATCATTCCTTCGAAGGTTCCACTTGGTGAATCTTATAATGACTGTGTTCCTCCTGGTAAAAGATACTCTTTTAAACAAGCGGTTCATAAGCAAGAAGTTTTAGGAAGAAAG CTTGGTTTGGTGATTGATTTGACGAACACTTCTCGTTACTATCAAACTACAGACCTGAAGAAAAAAGGCATTAAGCATGTAAAG ATACAATGTAGGGGAAGGGATGCTGTACCTGAGAATGCGTCTGTAAATACCTTTGTTTATGAG GTGTCACAATTTCTCCTACGTCAGAAATCGAATAAATATATTCTTGTCCATTGTACTCATGGTCATAACCGCACTGGCTACATGATTATTCACTATCTCATGCGAACACAGCCAATGTCTGTTACTCAG GCAATAAAATTTTTTTCTGAGGCACGCCCACCAGGAATATATAAACCAGACTATATTGATGCCCTGTatgcattttatcatgaaagaaGACCAGAATCTCTTGTCTGCCCTCCAACTCCTGAGTGGAAAAGATCTTCTGATCTTGATCTCAACGGTGAAGCAGCtgcagatgatgatgatgatgatggagcTCCAACTGCATTACCT GAGAATCATGAAACTGATGTAATGTTGACAAATGATGACGTTTTGGGTGATGAAATACCTCATGACCAGCAGGTACAAATGAGGCAATTCTGCTATCAACAATTGAAGTTAAATACTGGG GTTAGAGGGCATGCACAATTCCCGGGATCACATCCAGTTTCGCTGAACAG GGACAATTTACAACTTTTAAGGCAACGCTATTATTATGCCACTTGGAAAGCAGATGGAACACGATATATGATGTTAATAACTATTGATGGATGTTACTTAATTGATAGAAGTTTTAATATCCGAAGGGTTCAGATGAGGTTTCCATGCTGGCACAATAAA GGTGTAGGTGGCATGAATCATCATTTGACATTGCTTgatggggaaatgataattgacaCCCTGCCAGACTCACGGAAGCAAGAGAGAAGATATCTCATCTATGATATGATGGTTCTTAACAATGAACCTATTATAGAG CGGCCATTCTATGAACGATGGAAAATGCTGGAAAAAGAAGTGATTGAGCCTCGAAATTATGAACGCCACAATATTTACCAGAGCAGGAATCCTTATTACCGATTTGACCTTGAACCCTTCAGG GTGCGGAGGAAGGACTTTTGGTTGCTTTCTACTGTAAATAAGGTTTTGAAAGAGTTTATCCCCAAGCTCTCTCACGAGGCAGATGGTCTTATTTTTCAG GGTTGGGATGATCCTTATGTACCTCGCACTCATGAAGGTCTTTTGAAGTGGAAATATGCTCAGTTGAACTCTGTTGACTTTCTATTTGAG ATTGGAAGCGATGATCATGAACAACTTTTTCTCCATGAACGGGGAAGAAAGAAGTTGATGGAAGGGAATACTGCAGAATTCAGAG AGGTTTCAGATCCTCCTTCATCGTTCTCTGGGAAGATTATCGAGTGTTCTTGGGATCCTGATCGACAAGTGTGGGTCTATATGAGGATCAGGACAGATAAGTCGACTCCCAATGATATTAATACTTACAGGAAG GTTATGCAAAGTATAAACGACAATATCACAGAAGAAATCTTATTAAACGAGATCAACGAGATCATTCGCTTGCCCATTTATGCTGATAGAATAAGGATGGACAGCAAGGCCCACCTGCATACAAATTCAGCACGACGGAGGTGA
- the LOC107958036 gene encoding protein OCTOPUS-like has translation MNPTADPPLSQPQPPPHRPCDRHPEESFTTFCPSCLCERLAFLQPASTSSSSGKPPIAPSSTTAAAFKAIFKPPGGNGTRPSFLPELRRTKSFSASKNEGTNLGFEPQRKSCSLFSQEISDLGSSSIKTSTENDDVQIVEEEEQLKAMKDHMDLDSQTKKKTTFWSTASVFSKKLQQWRQKQKLKKPKNGDNGSVRLPLENPLGRRSCDIAPPRFSFDDSRFSFDEPRASWDGYLMGRTTTPFPKVPIATMVEDHPLAMDSINGESLPGGSAQTRDYYSDSRRRKSLDRSNSIRKTAAAVVAEIDELKSISTAKVSPAIVDSNSNSNSETFEISSFKDNASIIMNGDRTKKSKKWSTKAWNILGFIHRKSVNKNEDEDKYSRASGVERSYSYSESVSEPRLGFNPKLMRSSSSVSWRNSSRFGVESNGRLMFDTMSGGVGSGRRGGSGKCRGNHAHPVPKRLY, from the coding sequence ATGAATCCCACCGCCGATCCACCATTATCACAGCCACAGCCACCGCCTCACCGTCCCTGTGACCGCCACCCTGAAGAGAGTTTCACCACCTTTTGTCCCTCATGCCTTTGCGAACGTCTCGCTTTTCTTCAACCAGCTtccacttcttcttcttctggGAAACCACCCATTGCCCCCAGCAGCACCACCGCCGCCGCATTTAAAGCCATTTTCAAACCTCCCGGTGGAAACGGTACCCGACCCAGTTTTCTCCCTGAGCTCCGCCGTACAAAGTCGTTCTCGGCGTCAAAAAACGAAGGTACCAACTTGGGATTTGAACCTCAAAGGAAATCCTGCTCACTGTTTTCTCAAGAAATAAGTGATTTAggttcatcttccattaaaactTCTACTGAAAACGACGACGTACAGATCGTTGAAGAAGAAGAACAGTTGAAAGCCATGAAAGATCATATGGATCTTGATTCACAAACAAAGAAGAAAACTACTTTCTGGTCAACTGCTTCAGTTTTCAGCAAGAAACTTCAACAATGGAGACAAAAACAAAAGCTTAAAAAGCCCAAAAATGGTGATAATGGGTCAGTTAGATTGCCATTAGAGAACCCATTAGGAAGAAGATCTTGTGATATAGCTCCACCAAGGTTTTCATTTGATGATTCAAGGTTTTCATTTGATGAACCAAGAGCTTCTTGGGATGGGTATTTAATGGGAAGAACAACAACACCATTCCCAAAAGTACCCATAGCCACAATGGTTGAAGATCATCCATTAGCAATGGATTCCATTAATGGTGAGTCTTTGCCGGGTGGATCAGCTCAAACAAGGGATTattattcagattctagaagaagAAAAAGTCTTGATAGATCCAATTCTATAAGAAAAACAGCTGCAGCTGTTGTAGCTGAGATTGATGAATTGAAATCAATTTCCACCGCTAAGGTTTCTCCGGCCATTGTCGATTCGAACTCCAACTCAAACTCGGAAACGTTCGAGATTAGCAGTTTTAAAGACAATGCTTCCATTATCATGAACGGGGATCGTactaaaaaatcaaagaaatggaGTACTAAAGCTTGGAACATTTTGGGGTTCATTCATAGGAAGAGTGTTAacaaaaatgaagatgaagatAAGTATAGTAGAGCTAGTGGTGTCGAAAGATCGTACTCGTATTCGGAATCGGTGTCGGAGCCGAGATTGGGTTTTAATCCGAAGCTTATGAGAAGTAGTAGCAGTGTAAGTTGGCGGAATTCGAGCAGGTTTGGTGTGGAGTCGAATGGACGGTTAATGTTCGACACGATGAGTGGCGGCGTCGGCAGTGGCCGGAGAGGTGGATCGGGGAAATGCAGGGGTAACCATGCACATCCTGTTCCAAAAAGGTTGTACTGA
- the LOC107958037 gene encoding probably inactive leucine-rich repeat receptor-like protein kinase At5g48380, with translation MQPHFLHSIHSLLFVSCFCTLNLTSMEMAPNTRLVLHAFSWSLLAAISICSQKDIACLKSIRASLDDPHDYFKSSWNFNNTTKVFVCNFVGIECWHADDNEVLNIRLTNMGLKGQFPLGIVKCKRLMRLDLSNNQLSGPIPSNISKLFRFGTAIDISSNRFSGNIPKRIANCTFLNSLNLSNNQLTGFIPPELILLHRMKNFSVANNQLYGPVPLFNLSLSKDSFVGNPGLCGNPLEPCIDHKNSPFKNGFIIGYSVSVVSVITIFMFYFVPCMHRNERNKLLRHFILNLIWNRTRKVNMTQNSHQTSQMVLPDILHETSRETSMLVELVSRMSYSDLYEVTKEFSGENIIGHGQMGTTYKATSSSGCLLAIKRLFDTQKFDEHFITELKTLGRLRHDNLVPLLGFCIESKEKLLVYKYMSNGNLYDLLHPSEKRRTIGWPLRLKIACGVAKGLVWLHQNCNYKVIHLGICSRCILLDQNFEPKISNFSEAMLMKSNNRYWSSSFDMDSEFWESSFVKEDVYRFGILVLELISRKEPSELTDLARSGDESIGKWVVDDVKSSGFVDGGLVGHGFDVEIFEILRVAWNCVQPNPDERPAMLKSTK, from the exons ATGCAGCCCCATTTTCTCCATTCAATTCACTCCTTGCTATTTGTTTCTTGCTTTTGCACCCTAAATTTGACCTCCATGGAAATGGCTCCAAACACAAGACTTGTGCTCCATGCTTTCTCATGGTCATTGCTAGCTGCTATAAGTATCTGCTCTCAAAAAGATATCGCCTGCTTGAAATCAATAAGAGCTTCCCTGGATGACCCTCATGACTACTTCAAATCTTCATGGAACTTCAACAACACAACAAAAGTTTTCGTTTGTAACTTTGTGGGGATCGAGTGCTGGCACGCTGACGACAATGAAGTGCTAAACATTCGTCTAACCAACATGGGGTTGAAGGGTCAGTTTCCACTAGGCATTGTGAAGTGCAAGAGATTAATGAGATTAGACCTTTCAAATAACCAGCTTTCAGGACCCATtccatcaaatatttcaaaactcTTCCGTTTTGGAACTGCAATTGATATCTCCTCCAATAGATTCTCTGGTAACATACCAAAAAGAATAGCAAATTGCACTTTTCTAAATTCACTGAATCTCTCAAACAATCAACTAACCGGCTTTATTCCGCCGGAGCTTATTTTGCTACACCGGATGAAGAATTTCAGTGTTGCTAACAATCAATTATATGGTCCGGTGCCACTATTCAATCTCAGTTTAAGTAAGGATTCCTTTGTGGGTAATCCAGGACTATGTGGTAACCCTTTAGAGCCTTGCATTGATCATAAAAACAGTCCCTTCAagaatggttttataataggctACAGTGTTTCTGTAGTTTCTGTTATAACCATTTTTATGTTCTACTTTGTCCCCTGCATGCATAGGAATGAGAGGAACAAACTGCTCCGCCACTTCATATTGAACCTGATATGGAATAGGACTAGAAAGGTTAACATGACACAAAATTCCCATCAAACAAGCCAAATGGTACTTCCAGATATCCTACATGAAACCAGCAGAGAG ACTTCTATGTTGGTGGAACTGGTTTCAAGAATGAGTTACAGTGATCTCTATGAAGTAACAAAGGAGTTCAGTGGAGAAAACATCATAGGACATGGACAAATGGGGACAACATACAAGGCAACATCATCCAGCGGTTGTCTTCTAGCAATCAAGAGGCTATTCGACACCCAAAAATTCGATGAACATTTCATAACAGAACTGAAAACTCTAGGAAGATTAAGACACGACAACCTAGTCCCACTCTTAGGATTTTGTATAGAATCTAAAGAAAAGCTTCTGGTTTACAAATACATGTCCAACGGCAACCTTTATGATTTGTTACATCCTTCAGAAAAAAGAAGAACCATTGGTTGGCCATTGAGACTAAAAATTGCATGTGGTGTAGCAAAGGGTCTGGTTTGGCTTCATCAAAACTGCAATTACAAGGTGATTCATCTCGGCATATGTTCGAGATGTATCTTACTTGACCAGAATTTTGAACCCAAGATATCGAATTTCAGTGAAGCGATGCTAATGAAATCGAATAATCGATATTGGAGCAGTAGTTTCGACATGGATAGTGAGTTTTGGGAGTCGAGTTTCGTCAAGGAAGATGTTTATAGGTTTGGGATACTGGTTCTTGAATTGATTAGCAGAAAAGAACCGAGTGAACTCACTGATTTAGCAAGATCTGGAGATGAAAGTATTGGTAAATGGGTGGTTGATGATGTCAAGAGTTCTGGTTTTGTTGATGGAGGTTTGGTTGGGCATGGATTTGATGTTGAAATCTTTGAGATTCTGAGAGTTGCATGGAACTGTGTTCAGCCTAATCCTGATGAAAGGCCAGCAATGCTTAAGTCCACAAAATAA